The genomic window AGCGAGACCCTGGATGCGTTCGCCGACATGTTGGCGCCGCCTCCTTGCAGCGCCTCTCTTCTTCCTTCACTCTCAACTCTCTTGTGGTTTCTTTCAAGAACACACACAGACGCACAATTGTGGAACTCAGGAACACACACGCATGTACCAAGGAAGAACACAAACAGGCTTTGCCTTAGGCTCTCTTCCTTGGCTATCACAATGGCTATATTTTTGCTTGTGCTAACACGGTTGCCTTTTCTCATTCATCTGATCACCTTATAAATAACCAGTACAAGCAACTCATGCACGCACTAACCCGGCCGCTATGCCCGGCCTAACAGCACACAGCCAGCCACGCACACATTGGCCAGCCGCCACACTCGGCGCTGCTAACCCCACTAACTAATTCCAATATGCATGCACGTCCAGCCATCCACTCAACTGTAACGACCCGGCCCAGCACGCATCTGACTTGGCTGGCATGCAAACGCATGGCTAGCTAACAAACTCGGTCATGGACTTgcgccacgcacgcacgcacccacgcGCGCCTAACGTGGTTTACTCCAACATACTCTCCCTAAACCACGATCTCGTCGTCGTCGGAGTTGTTGCAGTTCCTATTATTGTCGTCGTCACGGCCGTGACTTAGCCCACGGACCCGACCCGGCGCATCGACGCCGGTCGTACCGCCACGGACCCGACCTGGCGCACTGACGCAGGTCGCACCGTACTCCGTCACAACCCCGGCGGCATACGCCGAGCTCCTTCTCCGCCGGTGACACATGCCCGACGTCCCTCGgcgccccgcacgtcccgcgcACACCCGACGAGCCCAACCGGACCAATGCGTCCTGCACGTCCCGtgcgcacccgacgcgcccgacgagcccgacaacACCAGACGCCATGGACTCACCGCGCGCCGCCTGCGCGTCCGCCATGGCAGCCGCCAGCGACAAACGCcggaaggatgtagccgaactcgaGTACGGACTCGATCACAACGGTGACATACGCCTCCTCCCAACGTCAACCGCACGCTCATACGCACGCCCGCGGTCCCGACGCGTTCAGTGCGCACCCATAACATgcaccggtcgcgcccggctcgccACCACGGCTTATTACCCTGTTAGCACAATGCCGCCATGTCGCTGTGAGTCGTTGAAGCCGCCACCACACAGGTCCCCCATTCATCCCTCCAAAACGGCCGGTACTATGCAGTATGTCGCCGGGGTCGTGACGGAGCTTTCCCTTCCATGCCACCTTGTAAGGACAGAGTTGATCAGTGATAAACCGCCGGTCCTATGCAGTAGCTTTCCCTTCCATGCCCTCAATCTGGCAGCCCCTTTGTCCAGCAGAGGTTGCCGCTCAATGCGTCTCAGCTTGCGGATAGATAGAGGTAGCCCCAAGTAATTGCAAGGCAAGACTCCATTCACCCCTCCAAAACCTTGCACTAGCCCCTGAACATCCAAGTGTTGGCACTGTATTGGGTATATGACACTTTTTGCCTCGTTCACTTTCAACCCCGATATTTCCCCAAAAAGGCTCATCAGAATACACCTTAGGGCCCCTAGTTCAAATGAACACGGGTTCCCAAATAGGGCAGCATCATCCGCATAAAAACTCGTTCTCAGCCGGGCAACACGCAAGGGAACGTTTAATACAGCAAAAAAATACGTTTACTACGGTGAATAACTCAATGCTGTTTAGCCTTATTACAATACAGCAAAACCTGACCAAATCTGTCAATTTGGTCCTGAAGTTCAGTCTCGTGAATCACGAGTCATGATACAACCAAAACCGAAGGGGTGAAGTAATCTGTTGGAGAGTAAAGTTGATACTAGGCGCACAAGCACTTCTGCTAGGACAGTTCTTTAGGAGCAACTTTACCTCCACTGATATTTAGCCTACTTCACATTAATTGCATGCTAGTTATATTGTTCTCCTTTTGCATGGTATGTTTGTGTTATCGCTTAGTTCCCTTTGGACCAGTAGTTATACTCGTCTTGAGGCCTAGATTGCGTGCTAGCTTCTGCACCACTGTCCTGCAGCGAGTCGTGGTGGATACTGAATTTGTGAAGGAACAAATCAGGTCTGCGTGAACTTTGTGCTAACTAATGTTGAGATGACCCTCGAACAGAGGAGGCTCATGTGTCAAATTGTTTATTAATGATAAAGGTGGTAAGTACATTGTTGGGAGACCTTCTCTAAAGTGCCAACTCCAGAGACTTCGTTTTCAATTCCTTTCCAAACAACCCACTATCAAAATATGTTAGTCAGAGAACACACAGGTATTGATCTTTCCATATGCCACCTTGTAAAGTCTCCTAGAGACATGATCCTCTTCACTTCATCACGGGTGACGTCGTTCTTCTAGTCGTCTTCCTTGTAGCACATCATGTCGCTGTTGTCGGTAGAGATTTTCAAGAATACCTTGTCACTAGGATGATGGCATTCCCACCTAACCAACAATGATGCAAGTAATAGATGCGGGTTTCTCTCTACACAACCGCACATGTTCACTGGCGCATGCACCACCTTAGAGAATGACTTTCCTAGAAAAAATGCTTGGTCACCCAAGCTTGTGACCTCCGGCCACTTTTTcgacgaaactcccgatctattcatCATACCATTGCAGTACAAAGAACAAAGAAATAACAAAAAATACACCCATGTCCATAGACACCgagcaatgactacaagcaatggaCTGAGCCGAAGGCACGCCACCATCATCATCCCTCCCTCATCGGAGCAATGCCAAACTTTTTGCTGTAGACCATCAggaagtcgttgtgctaaggcccCCAAACAATTGTTGCTAGTGAAGAGAAGTATAGATCGAAAGAACCCAACTTGTAGACACACGAACGAAGACAACCAAAGACGGGATCAAAATAGATCCATCGAAGACCAACGCCAACTGAATCCCAAGAGATCCACTGGTAACACACGTCTACATTCCCTTcgatgatgctagacgcatcacGGGAACGAAAGGCTAGGCAGgaaaaccttattccatcttcatggaGCCGCCACCACCTCGTCCTCCTAAGTAGGACACAACCCCTAAATGAAATACAAAAACACCAAAACAAAGCAAGATTCCTCCCGCCGTCCTCAAAAGGGCATCATTTTGGTTAATAGCTACCAATTAGTTCACCATTTGGTCTGAaacagtacctctcaagaacatgatcCATGTGAATTCAGTTCATAACTGAGCGCATTATTCATTGATTCGGTATTCCTCATATACTTTAGTTAACTATGGATAGTCCATCCATTATTACTAGAAAGAGAAAACATCATAAAAATTTGTAGAGGTAACCACGGTACTTGGCACTCACAAAACCGATTTATTAACAAGGTGGTAGAAACTAGTCGGTTAAGTGATTGAccatgcaactaaaatataaacaAGGGTGGCTTGGACTAACAACACAGTCCCTCAATTTCACAATTATTGTcatggttttagtttaaattttaGCTAAAACTACGACAACAATTTTGAAAACGAGGGAGTAGAAGACAACATAAATGTACATACTACTGCGTCACTCGCTGAGCTGCTTGCCGAGATTATCCACTCCCAAGAACATTACACATGTGAATTCAATTGGTAACTGAGCACGTTATTTATAGATTAGGTACTTCTCACACTTTAACTATGGATAATCCATCGATTATCGCCAGAAAAAGAAAACATCATAATATTTTGTAGAGGTAACCACGGTACGCGGCACTCAGACAGACTCGATTTATAAAGAAGGTGCTACATACTAGTAGTAGTTAAGTGATTGACCATGCAACTAAAATGTAAACAAGGGCGGCTTGGACTAGCAACATGCTGGCAACACAAATGTAGTACATACTAGTGCGTCATTCCCTGAGCTGCTTTCCAAGACTATCCACATCCAACAGAAACTGGGCAAACGCCACCCGGGACGGGCCACCTTCCTCCAGggccgcctcggcctcctccctgCGAGCAGCTACCCGGGCCCTGAGCTGCTTCCCTTCCTCGCCCTCAATTACCAGCCGCACCTTGACCTCCACCTCATCTGCCTTGACAAAACCTGTCATGTATCCTTCCAGCTCGACAGCGACGCCCATGTCCTCTGTCATAGACACCTTGTTCATCTTCTGCTCCGCTTCCAGTGGCAGGCACAACATCGGCACCCCAGCCACAATGGCCTCCAGCACCGAGTTCCAACCGCAGTGCGTCACGAACGCGCCGGTTGCCCTATGGTCGAGCACGTCCATCTGTGGTGCCCATGACTTGACGACCAGGCCCCTGCCCTTGGTCCGCTCTAAGAACCCTTGAGGCAGGAGTGAGCcaaggtccggctcagggcccactTTCAAGTATTTCTCCGGGTTGTCGCTTCCAGCAGGTCTGCGCACAGACCATAGGAACCGTTGCCCTGACCTCTCCAAGCCAACGGCTATCTCCTTCAGTTGCTCTTCCGAGAGCGCGCCCTTGCTCCCCAAACAGAAGAACACGACACTGCGGTCGGGCTGCATGTCGAGCCACTCGAGGCATTCGTTCCTCTCTACTTTGTCCTCATCCTTGGCGCCCTTGCCGACCAATGGACCAACACagtagatcggaggcaggatccTTTCGGGGATGCAGAGTGGGCCCCTGAGAGACTGCACCGCGCGGTTCTCCAACAACTCGAACGTGTTCAGCAGAATGCCCATGGTCTCTGTGTTGCGCTTCCAGATGTTCATCATGGCCTTGCACATCTCATCTTCCGGGTGCTCTAATAGTTCCTTGATGAGATGAGACGCTGGCATCGGTGGAACGCCGACGAAATCGAGGGGTGTGTCCCCGAGTTCCTTCAAGCCTGTCTGCCTACCGGCAATCAATGCCGGGAGTTGGGTTAGGACTGACAGGCATGAGGCGCTCCCCGCGAAGAACGTGTAGACCGGGACACCGAGCTTCACGCAAACATCGGTGGCGTCGATGCAGAACATGTCGAGGACAACAGAGTGCAAGCTTTTTCGATCGATGCCGTGGAGGAATGCTTCAAACTGCTCGTTGTAATAGTGCAAGAGCTGGAGCATGAGTAAGAAAGGGTGCTTGCTTGGGGCCGCAAAGTCTGGAGCCTGGAGGGATGGGAGGACATGAAAGGAGATGGACGGGTTGGAGGCGGCAATGCGCTCGATGGCAGTGGTGCCGGAGTCTGACAACTTAAAGGGCGGCTCGACGAGTACCATGGTGACGTCGTAGCCGTGCTTGAGAAAGACGTTGGCGAGCTCTGTCATGGGGCGAACGTGTCCGACGCCGGCACCGGGGTACAGGACCACGGTCTGCCTCATCTCGAGACCCTATGGAAGGTGGGTGGTAAGAATGTTTGGGAACTTTTTGGAGGTGGCACTAGCACTGGCGGGGTGGAAATAGTTGGCCTTGCCTTCTGCCTTGCGAGAGGAGCAGTTCTGGGCATGGAATCTCACGACTCAGAGATATATATACAGGAAACCGGAAATTTTTCCGTGCACGGGACCTCCAGCCGTTCGTTCCGTACACGAGACAGACGTCTCACGCTCTGTACTATGCCCATCTAACGTGTCGAGCTTCGGAATGGTGTGTCAACATTAGCAGGCGATCGAATAGTGACATCCCTCGTACCCATCCACTAGGTTGCGTGTCGAATGACCACCGCATGAAATCTAGCGTTTTATTTGCTTGTGCGATATTAACTCATTAATATCTATTGAAAACAAAATCCATTTTTAAATATTTGTAATATATTTGAATACCTGGCAACGAGATCCTTAAAATAAGATCAAACTTCAATATGTtttaaataagtttaaattttatgGAACATATTTcacttgtttatttcactcatttaAAAAATAAATCAGATTTCACTCCAGCTAACAGTGGATCATGCAGACATTCGGCCTTTCCCAAACCTCGCCTAATTTGGTGCCGATTTGTGGGGCTTCAAATGTCCGGACTGTCCGGACATTTTTGGTGACCTGTGTTGGATGGTAAAAATGTTAATACCATTCAGTCCGTACATTTGCGGGTGAATAAGTGATCCGTGTTGGAGTTCACCTAACTAATTTCTGGCAGGTAGGTAGTATAGTTCAGGACTTCACGTCTTCAATTTGATGTTTTATTGTGGCAGCAAAGGACAATCGGGGTACCTTGCGTAGGAAGCATATGCACGTGACACATGTTTGAATTAGTACGCTTCCAGGTACACTCTTTGTTCTTAAATATAAATAAACATTTTTGCAGTTCATTTTGATTTGCAAAATAACATCACACTTAAAAATaaaggtagtagtttttttttttgaTAAGCTTTTAGTCGATATCTAATGCTTAATCTTGTTTGTATCTTGAGCAGGTACGATGGCCCCACTGATAAAATAGGGACATCTTGAAAATTTTGCCTTCTGGTCATGACATGTAGTAACTGTTTGAGAGCGGCCTATTTTAGACAAGTGTCGCCAGATAAACCCCCCAATAGTTTTGGAGAGGAAATTGAACACGCTGCGTTTCTTCCCCAAACTATTTTGCCCGTTTATTTTCCAACTATTTTTTAATGGATGGATCCCAACTTTCACACGTGGGGCTACTAATTTTTTTCTTTGTCCCTTCCTCCCTCCTTTGCCCTTTCAGTAACAAGAAAATACAAGTGCCTTCCGGTGAGAAGGACAAACAAATTCATCGATTGCAGTCTATGTTTCTCCGTCTGTTCATATCATATCAAAGTATTGTTCTACCTATTCGCAAAAGAAAATGTATTATTCTACCTGTGACGTACAGAACTCACAAAGCTTGACACTAAAAAATCAAAGTATTATTCTACATTTATTTACTATACATTGCACTCATGTTTTACAGGAAAGAAATACGTGTGGGATTTCTAATAGATTTGAGATTCCACTTCTATCTGCCTCACATAAGTAACTTGGACTTCGCTTGCGTTGCTATAGGTTCCTCTCAAACACTTCGAACTTGTCAGTGTCATGGATGGCTAAAGTGTTCAGATGCCAAACGTTTGTGGGACGAAGCCCAGCAACTGTTCGACTTCCATATGCTAGGCTACATCCATCAACGTGGGCCAAGGACATTGCGTGCGATCATAGGTTTACTGGCAGGGAGCGTTCTATCATGGTCTCTGTCATGTTGTCAATTTGGCACTCAAGAAATAAATTGAAGCATGAGGAGGAAGGCTTCGACCCGGCGACTTCTGTTCGTCTTATTAGGGAGGCCCTCGCACTGTTGGATATGCCTCGACATCATGATCTAGTGATACCCTGCCATGGTTGGCTCCTCGAGACCCGGATTATGTCAAGATTAACACCCACACCGCGATCAAGCGAGAAGATGGGAGAGGTGGGGCTGGGGGGTGTTGCTCGATCATCCAGTTCGTTTCTAGCGCGTGGAGTAAGCTATACCTAGGAGTAACTATTCGTCTCATTGCAGAGGCGATGGCAGTATGAGACGATGTCATCTTAGCCAAGCTTAGAAGATTTTACAAAGCCTAAGCGCTCGCACGATCCCCTACTCGTCTggcttgcccttgcccttgccaccGTTGGCGCCGTGGGTAAGGTTGATGAAGACGGGAGACGGCCTAGCCCGACCGAACGCGGCTAGATAGGTCGCCAGGGTAGCCTCCTACGGCAGCGGCATTGCGGGGAGGCgggcacgctcctcctcctcctcctcctcgtccttctcAAGGCGTCGTGCCTCCTCATCGCGGCACAACTGTTGCTTTCGGCGCATCTGTCGCCCGCCATTGGCCTACTCCTTGGCGAGCTAGTGCGCCTTCCAACGCTCAAGGTGGGTCGCCTCCTCTTCTGGCTTGGAGGCGCAGTAGCAAggaggcgcgctcacccactcgcggAGCTGGTCGGTCCATGAATAAGACTCCTCGGGCCAAGTGGGGGGCGGCAGCGACAGCTTCCGCGTGGGCGCGGGCTCGCGCTCCGGCTCCGGCTCGGCCTTGGGCTCGATGGCGGGCGGCAGTGGCGGGACGAGCAACGGTGCGTGGACGGAGTCCCCCAACGCCGACAAGGCAAGGGCGTGCTCGAGCCCATCCCAACGGGTGCCCCGCTCGAGCTGGCTCGCCTCCAGCGCGTGCTCCAGGGCAtcctcgagggcggcttggtactccgATTTGGCGGCGCTCTTCCTCGTGCTCTAGCACAAACCAATGCTCCCACTTGGGAGAGTCTCGCACGTAGGCATGCATCGCGCGCTGCTCGGGCATAAGGAGTTCGCACCGACGGCGAACCTCCTCCGCGTGCGCCCACGCCGACCACGGCGCTGCCGGAATGGGGATGCGCTGCAGGTGGAGATGATAGTTGTGCGGCAGGTTCATATCTGGATATTGCAGGGGCTGGCGGTACTCCCAGTATAAGTGGACTGGTATGTAAAGCTGCTCTCGCTCCCGCGGTCGCGTGCAATTCTAGCCGGTGATGACGGAGGAGGGAGCCCGCAGGAGGAGCTCGCGCCAGCGCAGaacttccccttccccttccccttgccGCTAAAGAAGCCCAtggcttgcttgctagggttttgGGCCGGCTGGCTAGGGTTTTTTGGACAACGGTGAAGGAGCAAAGGTGGCCAGATGTGGACAAGAAGTGGATGAGGCCGGCCCCGCCGCACGCTTCCATAAAAAGGACGGGTATGTGGCCCTTCCACACACTGCCAGGCGGGCCCTCGATAGGTGGCCGCGTTAATTATGACCACATGAGGTAGTTGGTCGGCCGACAAGTGGGGCATCGACGGACGTCGACAGGACATGCGGCGCGTCCGCTTCGTGCATGCCTATGCATTTTAGGCCTGAAATGCGTCGGCGCAAACACGAAGCAGACGCGTTTTGGGTTTGGGTCCTCGCGTTTTGGCTGGCGTTTTTGTCCGTCACGACCCAGACCAGACAGACATGGGGACAAAATGGAGCGGAGTTGCTCTTACAAGCCCAGTTGGGCCTAGCATGTTCTAACAGCCCTAACTGACAGTGGGCTTCCgattcgaccccccccccccccccccccattttttcGGAGTAAAAAATAAGAATCGCCATTCGATCCCCATTCCAGCTGACCAAGCACTCAAGAAAAATTCCAGCTGACCAAGTCGCCGCCAGTGAGTGTCCTCCACATCGCGGCCCCGCGTCCGTCACCGGCTCGCCGTCCATCGATTGAGCGCCGCGGACTCTGGAGACTACGTCCCGCCTCCCGGCTGCACACTAACAGGTCAGTGAGCAACAATGAGTACGTTTTACGATTATTACGGTGGCGATTCGTTCACCGCCAGTTGGGGCTAGTAGGGCTGAGGGACGGACGGTGGCGCCGGCCGGCCGCAGGGGGTTGCGGCTGGGGGCCGGTGCTGCAGACCAAAGCTTTAGGGGGGAGAGTAGCGAAGATTACTTTACTGTTCATTCGCAATAAAGAATTAATTTATTATTCGTTCGTTCTGCTTGTTTCGGTTTCAGATTGGAAAATAGTTTATGTGCTTGTATGGGTCTGCTTTCCTGAATATCCAGTTCTTTTGTAGGCTGAAAATAACAGCCTTTGGTACAAGTGATACTACCAAATTGAGAGGTCAATgctctctaaatgtgaatttttaCATTTTCATTTGGATGCTAGCTAACTTGTGCAGGCAGTGGGGAGGAAATACTAGTTTCTAATGTTACTCTGAGTGTCAAATATGTTGGAGGAATAGCAACTGTATTCTCAGGAGGGTcaaaggccaatacatatacaGGTGTGTGGTAAAGTGCAAgagaccccttatacaatggggataaaccgaaaagggctatacacatctaacaccccccctcaaactcatggtgggtcaacaacactgagtttggagagaagaaaactatgctgcgctcgagtctgggccttcgtgaagaagtctgccaactgtaactcagagggcacatagtgaagggcgagagtctgatcctgcacagcagcacgcacaaagtgggcatccacaccgatgtgcttggtgagctcatgcttcaccgggtcacgcgcaatGCTGATAGCGCCAGTACTGTCTGATAATAAAGGAGTCGAtgtagtagcagacacaccaaagtcctcaagtaaccaccgtaaccagatcacctcagccgtcaacatagccatggctcgcaactcagcctctgtactcgagcgagaaactgcagtctgcttctttgtcttccaggcaataagagagccaccaagaaagacacagtaagcaGACAACGAGCGTCGAtccgagggatcactagcccaggtagcatcagagtaggcctggagctcaagagagctggagcggggaaagaaaaggcgctgagagatcgtgccacgaagatatcgtagaacacggaggagatgactatagtggacagaggtgggggctgaaacaaactgactcaggatgtggacaggataggagatgtcaggacgcgtaacagcaagatagacaagactgccaacaagatgacgatagcgagtgggattaggaagaggtTCACCATCGGTggcacgaagctgaacgttgagctccataggagtcacaaccGTGCGCTCATCACcaagagcagcgcgagcaagaagatcctgaatatatctttcttgggagatgtagaagccatcagaggtcgaggagatctcaatcccaagaaaatagcaaagtggaccaagatcagtcataagaaactggtcgcgaaggcgagccttaacaaaggcgATGTAGTCAGtgtcgtcaccagtgatgatcatgtcatcaacatagagaaggagaagagtccgaccacgaggagacgtgtgaacaaacagtgcgggatcatgatcactgggcaagaaac from Triticum aestivum cultivar Chinese Spring chromosome 3B, IWGSC CS RefSeq v2.1, whole genome shotgun sequence includes these protein-coding regions:
- the LOC123067017 gene encoding anthocyanidin 5,3-O-glucosyltransferase, yielding MRQTVVLYPGAGVGHVRPMTELANVFLKHGYDVTMVLVEPPFKLSDSGTTAIERIAASNPSISFHVLPSLQAPDFAAPSKHPFLLMLQLLHYYNEQFEAFLHGIDRKSLHSVVLDMFCIDATDVCVKLGVPVYTFFAGSASCLSVLTQLPALIAGRQTGLKELGDTPLDFVGVPPMPASHLIKELLEHPEDEMCKAMMNIWKRNTETMGILLNTFELLENRAVQSLRGPLCIPERILPPIYCVGPLVGKGAKDEDKVERNECLEWLDMQPDRSVVFFCLGSKGALSEEQLKEIAVGLERSGQRFLWSVRRPAGSDNPEKYLKVGPEPDLGSLLPQGFLERTKGRGLVVKSWAPQMDVLDHRATGAFVTHCGWNSVLEAIVAGVPMLCLPLEAEQKMNKVSMTEDMGVAVELEGYMTGFVKADEVEVKVRLVIEGEEGKQLRARVAARREEAEAALEEGGPSRVAFAQFLLDVDSLGKQLRE